The DNA window TGTTTGATCTCTCGCAGTTTTTCGGTCCCGAGGTCGTCGCCTTCCTGATGGTCATCGGCATCGATCTCGCGCTCGCCGGCGACAACGCCATCGTCATCGGCCTGGCGGCGGCCGGCCTTCCGAAGGAACAGCGCAACAAGGCAATCCTTCTCGGCGTTCTCGCCGCGACGGTCCTGCGTATCGTGTTCGCGCTGGTCACCACCCAGCTTCTCCAGATCGTGGGCCTTCTCCTGGCCGGCGGCATTCTCCTTCTGTGGGTCTGCTGGAAGATGTGGCGCGAGCTTCGCACCGGTCACGAGCAGGAGGAGCAGGCCGCCGAGGAGGCTCTCGAGGGCCGGGACATCAACCAGGACGGCACCGTCGCCGGCGGCGCCCCGCGCAAGACTTTCGCCCAGGCCGCCTGGCAGATCATCATCGCGGACGTGTCCATGTCCCTCGACAACGTCCTGGCCGTGGCCGGGGCCGCCCGCGAGCACCCCTACATCCTGGCCTTCGGCCTCATTCTGTCGGTTGCCCTCATGGGCATTGCCGCCTCGTACATCGCCCGCCTGCTCCATCGCTACCGCTGGATCGCCTATGTGGGCCTTGCGATCATCCTCTACGTGGCGCTCAAGATGATCTACGAGGGCTGGATCGAGGTCGCGCCGCACGTCACCGCGGCGATCGGCTGAATCGGACCATCGATCCGAGATCATCAATCCTCGATTGACGGCGGAGAGATGGGAAGGCACAGAGCGTGACGCTCATGTCTCCCGCTCTCCGCCCTCATTTTTCCACGGCCGGGCTTCGGCACGGCGCCCGCGCCGCCCTGCCCGCCTTTCCCGGCTTCATCATGTTTGCCGTGGCGTTCGGCACGGCGGCGGCCCAGAAAGGCCTGTCGCTCGGCGAGACACTGGGTCTCTCCGCCTTCGTCTATGCCGGCGCCTCCCAGATGGTCGGGCTCGAGATCTGGCAAAAGGCGTGGACGCCTTCGACGATCCTCACGATCATGATGGTCACGGCCGTCGTGAATGCACGGTTGATCCTTCTGGGCGCCACTCTCCAGCCCTGGCTCAAGGATGAGCCGCTCGCTCGCACGGCCTTCAATCTTTTCCTTCTCACCGAGGCCGGCTGGCTCGTCGGTACCCGCTATCACGGCGAGGGCGGCCGCGATGTGGGTGTGCTCCTGGGGTGCGGGATCATCCTCTGGCTGGTGTGGCTCGTCGCGACGCTCACGGGTTTCTTTGCCGGAGCCCTCGTGCCGGAGCCGAGGCGCTTCGGCCTCGATCTCGTCATGCCGATCTTCTTCGGCGTCATGCTCGTTCCCTTGTGGAAAGGCGCGAAGCCCGCCCTGCCCTGGCTCGTCGCGGGCATCGTGTCCCTGATCGTTCACGCGCTCGTCCCCGGCTATGTCTTCATCATCGCCGGCGCCTTGGCCGGGGTTGCTGCCGGGATGCTGATCGAATGACCACGCTCGGCAGCGTCATCGCGAGCCCCTGGGGCTCCGTCCTCGCCATCGGGGCCATGGCCGTCGTGACATATCTGTGCCGCATCGCGGGCGTCGCCGTCATGAGCCGGGTCCGCCTGACGCCGCGCATCGAGCGGGGACTTCGCGCCCTTCCCGGCTCCATCATCCTGGCGACGATCCTGCCCGTGGTCATCGACAACGGCTTTCCTGCGATGGCCGCCCTCGCGGCGGCGATCGTCGCCATGGCCGTGACGCGGATCGACATCGTGGGCCTGCTCGTGGGACTAGGCACCCTCTCCGTCATCAGGATGCTTGGCTGAGCCCTGCTTGAGGCGAAGGCGGATGCGGTACATCAATCCGTCGCGAATGTTGCGGTAGGAATCGAGCACCTGCTCGCGCGAGCCCTGCGTGATCGTCGGATCCGGGGTCGGCCAATATTCCACCTCGGCCGCGATGGTGCGGGTCAGTTCCAGCGCCGCGTGATGCGCCTCCGGCGAGAGCGAGATGATCAGGTCGAAGTTGAGACCCTCCCACTCCTCCAGCTCCTCGAGCGTGCGCGGCTTGTGCTTGGATCCATCGATGCCGATCTCGGACAGGATCGATGCCGTGAAGGCATCCGTGTCGCTCTTGCGGACACCGGCGGATTGCACATAGATCGACTTGCCGAAATAGTGCCGCGCAATGGCCTCGGCCATCACCGAGCGCACCGCGTTCATGGCGCAGACGAACAGAACGGAATGGATCCGTTTCGAGCGGGGCTCGTCCAAGCGCTCGTCCAAGCGTCAGCCCTTCCAGTGAAGCGCGAAAATCAGCGTGAAGATGCGACGCGCCGTATTGAAATCGAGGATCAGCTTGCCATCGAGACGCTTCATCAGGAGTTCGGCGGCTTCGTTGTGCAATCCGCGCCGCCCCATGTCGATGGCTTCGATCTGCGCCGGCGAGGCCGAGCGGATGGCCTGATAATAGCTGTCGCAGATCATCTCGTAATCGCGAATGGCCTTCCGGAAGGGCGTCAGGGACAGATGATGCGAGACGAGATGCGCACCGTCCTGAGCGGTCACTTCGAAACAGAGCTTCTTCTCGATGAGCGAGATGCGCAGGGCATAGGGGCCCCCGTCATAATTCGGCAGGCCGAAGGTGTTCTCCTCAAGGATGTCGTAGATGGCGATGGCCCGCTCGTGCTCCTGATCGGGGTTGCCTCGACCGATGGAGGATTCGTCGAGGGTGACGGCAACCAGCCGGGTCCGCTCCTTCGCTTCGCTCGCCATCCCGTCCCCTCGCCGTTACAGGTTCAGGCGGATCGCGACCGACCGCGCATGCCCCTCCAGCCCTTCCGACCGCCCGAGCGTGATCGCCGCGGGACCGAGCGCCCGCAGAGCGTCCGCATCGCATTTCAGGATCGAGGTTCGCTTCATGAAGTCAAGCACGCCCAGGCCCGACGAGAAGCGGGCGGAGCGGGCCGTGGGCAGCACATGGTTCGGGCCGCCGACATAATCGCCGATGGCTTCCGGCGTATGGCTGCCAAGGAAGATCGAACCGGCATTGCGCACCCTGGCGGCCAGTTCCTCCGCGTTCTCCGTCTCGATCTCCAGATGTTCGGGAGCGAGCCGGTCCACGAGGGGAATGGCGTTCTCCAGTCGGTCGATCAGGATGATGGCGCCGTAATCGCGCCAGCTCGCGCCGGCGATCTCCGCCTTCGGCAGGGTCTTGAGCTGCTGCTCGACGGCCTTCTCCACGGCGTCGGCGAGAGCGGGACTGTCCGTCACGAGGATCGACTGGGCGGCCGGATCGTGCTCGGCCTGAGCCAGGAGATCGGCCGCGATCCAATCGGGATTGCCATGGGCGTCGGCCATGATCAGAACCTCGGAGGGGCCGGCGATCATATCGATGCCGACCTGACCGAAGACGCGGCGCTTGGCGGCCGCCACATAGGCATTGCCGGGGCCGACGATCTTGGCGACGGGCCGCACCGTTTCAGTCCCGTAGGCGAGTGCCGCCACCGCCTGCGCTCCGCCGATGCGGAAGACCTCGTCGACGCCGGCGAGGCGCGCGGCCGCGAGAACGAGCGGATTGGTCTCGCCCTTCGGGGTCGGCACCACCATGGCGAGGCGCGGAACGCCCGCGACCTTCGCCGGAACCGCGTTCATCAGGACCGAGGACGGATAGCTGGCACGCCCGCCGGGCACGTAGAGGCCGACGGATTCCAGCGCGGTCCAGCGCCAGCCCAGGGTGACTCCGAGCGCGTCCGTGGACATGCTGTCCTGCGGGCGCTGCGCCCGGTGGTAGGTCTCGATGCGCTCCTTCGCCAAAGCCAGGGCGTCCAGGGCCTCCTTCGAGCACTGGGCCTCGGCGGCGTCGATCTCGGCAGCCGATATGCGCAGGGTCTCGGGCTG is part of the Microvirga terrae genome and encodes:
- a CDS encoding low molecular weight phosphatase family protein; translated protein: MNAVRSVMAEAIARHYFGKSIYVQSAGVRKSDTDAFTASILSEIGIDGSKHKPRTLEELEEWEGLNFDLIISLSPEAHHAALELTRTIAAEVEYWPTPDPTITQGSREQVLDSYRNIRDGLMYRIRLRLKQGSAKHPDDGEGA
- the hisD gene encoding histidinol dehydrogenase, producing MAQRLDAREPSFPQAFAALLSAKREVSEDVDQAVRAIIEDVVVKGDEALIDFTYRFDGLALQPETLRISAAEIDAAEAQCSKEALDALALAKERIETYHRAQRPQDSMSTDALGVTLGWRWTALESVGLYVPGGRASYPSSVLMNAVPAKVAGVPRLAMVVPTPKGETNPLVLAAARLAGVDEVFRIGGAQAVAALAYGTETVRPVAKIVGPGNAYVAAAKRRVFGQVGIDMIAGPSEVLIMADAHGNPDWIAADLLAQAEHDPAAQSILVTDSPALADAVEKAVEQQLKTLPKAEIAGASWRDYGAIILIDRLENAIPLVDRLAPEHLEIETENAEELAARVRNAGSIFLGSHTPEAIGDYVGGPNHVLPTARSARFSSGLGVLDFMKRTSILKCDADALRALGPAAITLGRSEGLEGHARSVAIRLNL
- a CDS encoding TerC family protein, producing the protein MFDLSQFFGPEVVAFLMVIGIDLALAGDNAIVIGLAAAGLPKEQRNKAILLGVLAATVLRIVFALVTTQLLQIVGLLLAGGILLLWVCWKMWRELRTGHEQEEQAAEEALEGRDINQDGTVAGGAPRKTFAQAAWQIIIADVSMSLDNVLAVAGAAREHPYILAFGLILSVALMGIAASYIARLLHRYRWIAYVGLAIILYVALKMIYEGWIEVAPHVTAAIG
- a CDS encoding AzlC family ABC transporter permease, which produces MSPALRPHFSTAGLRHGARAALPAFPGFIMFAVAFGTAAAQKGLSLGETLGLSAFVYAGASQMVGLEIWQKAWTPSTILTIMMVTAVVNARLILLGATLQPWLKDEPLARTAFNLFLLTEAGWLVGTRYHGEGGRDVGVLLGCGIILWLVWLVATLTGFFAGALVPEPRRFGLDLVMPIFFGVMLVPLWKGAKPALPWLVAGIVSLIVHALVPGYVFIIAGALAGVAAGMLIE
- a CDS encoding AzlD family protein, which gives rise to MTTLGSVIASPWGSVLAIGAMAVVTYLCRIAGVAVMSRVRLTPRIERGLRALPGSIILATILPVVIDNGFPAMAALAAAIVAMAVTRIDIVGLLVGLGTLSVIRMLG
- a CDS encoding UPF0262 family protein; the encoded protein is MASEAKERTRLVAVTLDESSIGRGNPDQEHERAIAIYDILEENTFGLPNYDGGPYALRISLIEKKLCFEVTAQDGAHLVSHHLSLTPFRKAIRDYEMICDSYYQAIRSASPAQIEAIDMGRRGLHNEAAELLMKRLDGKLILDFNTARRIFTLIFALHWKG